A single genomic interval of Gossypium raimondii isolate GPD5lz chromosome 11, ASM2569854v1, whole genome shotgun sequence harbors:
- the LOC105801870 gene encoding protein CANDIDATE G-PROTEIN COUPLED RECEPTOR 7, giving the protein MCRSFLLFLLISLFVSFGFAEIRFTKIRSNDRPIIPFDEFWFTHNGRLELNVSQITLSDNNPNLNFNNVGFFLCTRNAWLHVLQQLADAEISCVLHSSLVKIVSNFKTLNGKSSFNSVLPVKNADRYTLLFANCLSQVKVSMTVRSAMYNLKGNQNHRDYLSADETFLPKLYFLLSLVYFTLAGIWIYVLYKKRLTVFRIHFFMLIVVVLKALNLVSKAEDTLYIQQTGTAHGWDVPFYIFSSLKGIMLFTLIILIGTGWSLLKPYLQDKEKMVLTIVIPLQVVANIALVIIDETSPFSPYRVTWKSLFLLVDIICCCAMLLQIIWSIKNLREAAQTDGKAAVNLMKLTLFKQYYVMVICYIYLTLVAVYGLETITWGKYPWSCVLVGELATLVFYVFTGYKFKPETYNPYFAIDDEEEEADDVEQLKLHDEEKIGQ; this is encoded by the coding sequence ATGTGCCGCTcctttttgctttttcttttgatcTCTCTTTTCGTTTCTTTTGGTTTTGCTGAAATCCGTTTCACAAAGATCCGATCCAATGACCGTCCCATAATCCCTTTCGATGAGTTCTGGTTCACTCACAATGGCCGTCTCGAACTCAACGTCTCTCAGATCACTCTCTCAGACAATAACCCGAACCTCAACTTCAACAATGTCGGATTCTTCCTCTGCACACGCAACGCGTGGCTCCATGTGCTTCAACAACTTGCTGACGCCGAAATCTCGTGCGTTCTCCATTCCAGTCTCGTCAAAATCGTCTCCAACTTCAAGACTCTCAATGGGAAATCGAGCTTCAACTCCGTTCTCCCAGTAAAAAATGCCGACCGGTACACTCTACTCTTCGCTAATTGTCTTAGTCAAGTCAAAGTATCGATGACCGTCCGATCGGCAATGTACAATCTCAAGGGAAATCAAAACCATCGCGATTACCTCTCCGCTGACGAAACATTTCTCCCTAAGCTTTACTTCCTTTTGTCCCTCGTTTATTTCACCCTGGCAGGGATTTGGATTTACGTGCTTTACAAGAAACGTCTCACTGTTTTCCGAATCCACTTCTTTATGCTAATTGTTGTCGTTTTAAAAGCTTTGAATCTCGTATCCAAAGCAGAGGACACATTATATATCCAACAAACCGGGACTGCTCACGGTTGGGACGTTCCGTTTTACATATTCAGTTCCTTGAAAGGGATCATGCTTTTCACGCTCATCATTTTGATCGGCACCGGTTGGTCGCTTTTGAAACCTTACTTGCAAGACAAGGAAAAGATGGTTTTAACGATTGTTATTCCACTTCAAGTTGTGGCTAACATTGCCCTAGTTATAATCGACGAGACCTCGCCTTTCAGTCCATATAGGGTCACATGGAAATCACTATTTTTGCTTGTCGATATTATTTGTTGTTGCGCCATGTTGTTGCAAATCATTTGGTCAATTAAGAACCTGCGTGAGGCGGCTCAGACGGATGGGAAAGCTGCAGTGAATTTGATGAAGTTGACGTTGTTTAAGCAGTATTACGTTATGGTGATCTGTTATATTTACTTAACTCTTGTTGCGGTTTATGGTTTGGAGACGATTACTTGGGGTAAGTATCCGTGGAGCTGTGTGTTGGTCGGGGAGTTGGCCACGCTCGTGTTTTATGTGTTTACTGGATATAAATTCAAGCCAGAGACGTATAACCCGTATTTTGCTATCGATGATGAAGAGGAAGAGGCTGATGATGTAGAGCAGTTGAAACTTCATGATGAGGAAAAAATTGGGCAATGA
- the LOC105801874 gene encoding polyadenylate-binding protein-interacting protein 11 isoform X1 has protein sequence MAVVENASNQDTAAATLTSIDQDQSKLRSTTDLSLHENDQGMYNKIVGTNGGGGKDELEDSFERDRRKLQELFSKLNPMAEEFVPHSLVNNGLNGGFHTNNIALQNNNNNVSRNGNANCNGGGKRKKIFGQGTRKLNSRTSIAQREEVIRRTVYVSDIDHQVTEEQLAGLFVSCGQVVDCRICGDPNSVLRFAFIEFIDEEGAQAALNLAGTMLGFYPVKVLPSKTAIAPVNPTFLPRNEDERQMCARTIYCTNIDKMVTQADVKLFFEAVCGEVYRLRLLGDYQHSTRIAFVEFVMAESAIAALNCSGVFLGSLPIRVSPSKTPVRPRAPRLPSY, from the exons ATGGCTGTTGTTGAGAATGCTTCGAATCAAGACACGGCGGCTGCAACACTGACGTCAATCGACCAAGATCAGTCAAAGCTTCGGTCAACAACCGATCTGAGCTTACACGAAAACGATCAAGGGATGTACAACAAGATCGTTGGAACCAACGGTGGTGGTGGTAAAgatgagcttgaggatagttTCGAAAGAGATAGGAGAAAGTTACAAGAACTGTTCTCTAAGCTTAACCCCATGGCTGAAGAGTTTGTACCTCACTCGCTTGTTAACAATGGACTTAATGGTGGGTTTCACACTAACAATATTGCTTTAcaaaacaacaataacaacGTCTCAAGGAATGGTAATGCTAATTGCAATGGTGGTGGTAAAAGG AAGAAAATTTTCGGTCAAGGGACACGGAAATTGAACAGCAGGACAAGTATAGCTCAAAGAGAAGAGGTTATACGTAGGACTGTTTATGTGTCTGATATCGACCACCAG GTCACGGAGGAGCAGCTTGCCGGTCTATTTGTGAGTTGTGGGCAG GTGGTTGATTGTCGCATATGTGGTGATCCTAACTCTGTACTTCGTTTTGCTTTTATCGAGTTCATTGATGAAG AAGGTGCGCAAGCTGCACTGAACCTGGCAGGGACTATGCTTGGATTCTATCCAGTTAAGGTGCTGCCTTCGAAAACAGCTATTGCACCTGTTAACCCAACATTTTTGCCGAGG AATGAGGATGAGCGTCAAATGTGTGCGAGAACTATCTACTGTACAAACATTGACAAGATG GTTACTCAAGCTGATGTTAAACTCTTTTTCGAAGCAGTCTGTGGGGAG GTTTATCGCCTGAGGTTGCTTGGGGACTATCAGCATTCAACTCGCATTGCTTTCGTCGAGTTTGTAATG GCTGAAAGTGCGATTGCTGCTCTCAACTGTAGTGGTGTGTTTCTGGGATCATTGCCCATAAG GGTCAGCCCATCAAAAACCCCAGTTCGTCCACGAGCTCCTCGCCTTCCCTCGTACTAA
- the LOC105801872 gene encoding LOW QUALITY PROTEIN: protein CANDIDATE G-PROTEIN COUPLED RECEPTOR 7 (The sequence of the model RefSeq protein was modified relative to this genomic sequence to represent the inferred CDS: substituted 1 base at 1 genomic stop codon): protein MLWSSILLVLFISFFLFVSFSLAEIRFTEIRSNDRYSVIPLDEFQFTHNGRLELSVSQVTISNQIPYYYLDKVGFFVCTRHTWALLLQQQLADGKVFCALSSPYVRVIFDLRSLKVKLSFNTVFPVRYADHYILAFSNCLDQVNVSMTVQSAMYNLEGNKDRRDYLSANQAILPSFYFLLSLFYFTLAGIWLYLLHKNPISVSRTHFIMLAVIPLKACNLVFEAEVKYCIKRTGTGYGWDLWFSIFSILKVTTLIILIGQGWSLLKPYLQDKEKKVFFIVIPFQVVVANIAQVFIDKTPLFSPYRVVCKQIVLLVDVFCYCAVLLPIVWSIEKLREVVQTDEKAAVKLKKLTLFRQYYIMVICYIYFPRIMVYTLETTNTVYKYSWSRVLVGELATLTFYVYTGYEFKPKVDNLYFPTDDEEEEGGSEQLKLXDEEKWAMIEENEYMNPY from the exons ATGTTGTGGAGCTCCATTTTGCTTGTtcttttcatctctttttttttgtttgtttcattcAGTCTTGCTGAGATCCGTTTCACGGAGATCCGATCCAATGACCGCTACTCTGTAATCCCCTTAGACGAGTTCCAGTTCACTCACAACGGCCGTCTCGAACTCAGCGTCTCTCAAGTTACTATCTCGAACCAGATTCCATACTATTACTTGGACAAAGTCGGATTCTTCGTCTGCACACGTCACACATGGGCGTTATTGCTTCAACAACAACTCGCCGACGGGAAAGTCTTTTGTGCTCTCTCTTCCCCTTACGTCAGGGTCATCTTCGACTTAAGGTCTCTCAAAGTGAAATTGAGCTTCAACACCGTTTTCCCAGTACGGTACGCGGACCACTACATCCTAGCCTTCAGTAACTGTCTCGATCAAGTCAATGTATCGATGACTGTCCAATCGGCGATGTACAATCTCGAAGGAAATAAAGACCGTCGGGATTATCTCTCCGCCAACCAAGCAATTCTCCCTAGCTTTTACTTCCTTTTGTCCCTCTTTTATTTCACACTCGCAGGGATTTGGCTTTACTTGCTTCACAAGAACCCTATCTCTGTTTCTAGAACCCATTTCATTATGCTGGCTGTCATCCCTTTAAAAGCTTGCAACCTCGTATTTGAAGCGGAGGTTAAATATTGTATCAAACGAACCGGAACTGGCTATGGTTGGGATCTTTGGTTTTCCATTTTCAGTATCTTGAAAGTGACCACGTTGATCATTTTGATTGGCCAAGGCTGGTCGCTTTTGAAACCTTACTTGCAGGATAAGGAAAAGAAGGTTTTTTTTATAGTGATTCCATTTCAGGTAGTTGTTGCTAACATTGCCCAAGTTTTCATAGATAAGACCCCACTTTTCAGTCCATATAGGGTTGTATGTAAGCAAATTGTTTTGCTTGTTGATGTTTTTTGTTACTGCGCGGTGTTGTTACCGATTGTTTGGTCGATTGAGAAGTTGCGTGAGGTGGTTCAGACGGACGAGAAAGCTGCggtgaaattgaagaaattgaCCCTGTTTAGGCAGTATTACATTATGGTCATTTGTTATATTTACTTCCCTCGTATTATGGTTTATACTTTGGAGACAACAAATActgtatataaatattcatgGAGCCGTGTTTTAGTTGGGGAGCTGGCCACACTCACCTTTTATGTGTATACTGGGTATGAATTCAAGCCAAAGGTGGATAACTTGTATTTTCCGACCGATGATGAAGAGGAAGAGGGCGGTTCAGAGCAATTGAAGCTTTGAGATGAGGAAAAATGGGCAATGATTGAAGAAAATGAATACATGAATCCTT ATtga
- the LOC105801874 gene encoding polyadenylate-binding protein-interacting protein 11 isoform X2 encodes MAVVENASNQDTAAATLTSIDQDQSKLRSTTDLSLHENDQGMYNKIVGTNGGGGKDELEDSFERDRRKLQELFSKLNPMAEEFVPHSLVNNGLNGGFHTNNIALQNNNNNVSRNGNANCNGGGKRKIFGQGTRKLNSRTSIAQREEVIRRTVYVSDIDHQVTEEQLAGLFVSCGQVVDCRICGDPNSVLRFAFIEFIDEEGAQAALNLAGTMLGFYPVKVLPSKTAIAPVNPTFLPRNEDERQMCARTIYCTNIDKMVTQADVKLFFEAVCGEVYRLRLLGDYQHSTRIAFVEFVMAESAIAALNCSGVFLGSLPIRVSPSKTPVRPRAPRLPSY; translated from the exons ATGGCTGTTGTTGAGAATGCTTCGAATCAAGACACGGCGGCTGCAACACTGACGTCAATCGACCAAGATCAGTCAAAGCTTCGGTCAACAACCGATCTGAGCTTACACGAAAACGATCAAGGGATGTACAACAAGATCGTTGGAACCAACGGTGGTGGTGGTAAAgatgagcttgaggatagttTCGAAAGAGATAGGAGAAAGTTACAAGAACTGTTCTCTAAGCTTAACCCCATGGCTGAAGAGTTTGTACCTCACTCGCTTGTTAACAATGGACTTAATGGTGGGTTTCACACTAACAATATTGCTTTAcaaaacaacaataacaacGTCTCAAGGAATGGTAATGCTAATTGCAATGGTGGTGGTAAAAGG AAAATTTTCGGTCAAGGGACACGGAAATTGAACAGCAGGACAAGTATAGCTCAAAGAGAAGAGGTTATACGTAGGACTGTTTATGTGTCTGATATCGACCACCAG GTCACGGAGGAGCAGCTTGCCGGTCTATTTGTGAGTTGTGGGCAG GTGGTTGATTGTCGCATATGTGGTGATCCTAACTCTGTACTTCGTTTTGCTTTTATCGAGTTCATTGATGAAG AAGGTGCGCAAGCTGCACTGAACCTGGCAGGGACTATGCTTGGATTCTATCCAGTTAAGGTGCTGCCTTCGAAAACAGCTATTGCACCTGTTAACCCAACATTTTTGCCGAGG AATGAGGATGAGCGTCAAATGTGTGCGAGAACTATCTACTGTACAAACATTGACAAGATG GTTACTCAAGCTGATGTTAAACTCTTTTTCGAAGCAGTCTGTGGGGAG GTTTATCGCCTGAGGTTGCTTGGGGACTATCAGCATTCAACTCGCATTGCTTTCGTCGAGTTTGTAATG GCTGAAAGTGCGATTGCTGCTCTCAACTGTAGTGGTGTGTTTCTGGGATCATTGCCCATAAG GGTCAGCCCATCAAAAACCCCAGTTCGTCCACGAGCTCCTCGCCTTCCCTCGTACTAA